In one Rutidosis leptorrhynchoides isolate AG116_Rl617_1_P2 chromosome 8, CSIRO_AGI_Rlap_v1, whole genome shotgun sequence genomic region, the following are encoded:
- the LOC139861990 gene encoding phosphoglycerate mutase-like protein AT74 encodes MLEDVGTERNKFLPKRIILVRHGESEGNRDGETYTTVPDHQIALTEQGIAQARNAGSQIRRVISDSDNWKVCFYVSPYTRTRSTLREIAKSFPRKSVIGVREECRIREQDFGNFQVTEKMKAIKDARLKYGRFFYRFPEGESAADVYDRVSTFLESLWRDIDMNRLHHDPSKDLNLIIVSHGLASRVFLMKWFKWTVEQFEYLHNFENCEFRVMQLGIGGEFSLAVYHSDEEMQAWGLSPEMIAGQKWRAHAPRGASMEKLPWYLDSFLDHVSDDDGDDDNDNTEKIVC; translated from the exons ATGCTCGAAGACGTAGGAACTGAGCGCAATAAATTCCTTCCAAAACGTATAATTCTCGTCCGGCACGGCGAAAGTGAAGGAAACCGCGACGGTGAAACTTACACCACCGTACCGGACCATCAGATCGCACTAACAGAACAAGGAATCGCACAAGCGAGAAACGCGGGAAGTCAGATCCGACGTGTCATTTCAGATTCAGATAACTGGAAGGTTTGCTTTTATGTATCACCATATACACGAACACGATCGACTTTACGAGAGATTGCGAAATCGTTTCCGCGTAAAAGTGTGATTGGTGTTAGAGAAGAATGTAGAATTAGAGAACAGGATTTTGGTAATTTTCAAGTTACTGAAAAAATGAAAGCAATTAAAGATGCTAGGTTGAAATACGGTAGGTTTTTTTACCGATTTCCTGAAGGTGAATCTGCTGCTGATGTTTATGATCGTGTTTCAA CATTTCTTGAATCGTTATGGAGAGACATAGACATGAACCGGCTTCATCATGACCCATCAAAGGACCTAAACCTTATCATAGTCTCACATGGGCTAGCTTCAAGAGTCTTCTTAATGAAGTGGTTCAAGTGGACAGTTGAGCAATTTGAGTACTTACACAACTTTGAGAATTGTGAGTTTCGAGTAATGCAATTAGGCATTGGTGGTGAGTTCAGTTTAGCAGTTTACCATTCTGATGAAGAGATGCAGGCATGGGGACTATCACCCGAAATGATAGCTGGTCAGAAATGGCGGGCCCATGCTCCTAGAGGTGCGTCTATGGAGAAATTGCCTTGGTATCTTGATAGCTTTTTAGATCATGTAagcgatgatgatggtgatgatgataatgataatactgagAAGATTGTGTGTTGA